A region from the Gemmatimonadota bacterium genome encodes:
- a CDS encoding sodium:solute symporter family protein, with the protein MSPLLLAILGYLVLQFGIGVWASKRVRSESDYLLAGRSLGYPLATFSFFATWFGAETVMGSAGTAYSQGASLANAEPFGYGLCLVGMGFIFARPLWRRQLTTLADLFRTRYAVSVERVAAVILIPSSILWAAAQVRAFGQVLSLAGAFELEAAIALATGFTIMYTVFGGLLADAVTDLVQGAIVILGLVVVAVAVVLALPEGTSVAGVLTAPGAITIRPPADVSWLALIEEWSIPVCGSLIATELVGRVVATRSEHVASRAALLAGGMYIVVGLIPLLIGLVGRQVVAPLADAEQVVPAVAQQLLPPVLFVVFVGGLLSAILSTVDSTLLVASGLLSHNLVVPVFRISDERQKVRVARLAVASFGLLAFVLAVRAEGVFALVEQASAFGSSGALVVVVFGLFTPWGGARTAMVTLLVGLGSYLAGAFGGFEAPFVTSLLLSLLIYVAGSAVEGRRARVPVTER; encoded by the coding sequence GTGTCTCCACTGCTCCTCGCCATCCTGGGGTACCTCGTGCTGCAATTCGGCATCGGGGTCTGGGCCTCGAAGCGGGTTCGCAGCGAGTCCGACTACCTGCTGGCCGGGCGCTCGTTAGGCTATCCCCTCGCGACCTTCTCGTTTTTTGCCACCTGGTTCGGGGCCGAGACCGTGATGGGGTCGGCGGGGACCGCGTACAGCCAGGGGGCGTCGCTCGCCAACGCCGAACCGTTCGGCTACGGGCTCTGCCTGGTGGGGATGGGCTTCATCTTCGCGCGTCCCCTGTGGCGACGACAGCTCACGACACTCGCCGACCTGTTCCGGACACGGTACGCCGTGTCGGTGGAACGGGTCGCCGCCGTGATCCTCATCCCCAGCTCGATCCTGTGGGCCGCCGCACAGGTCCGCGCCTTTGGGCAGGTCCTGTCACTCGCGGGCGCATTTGAGCTGGAAGCGGCGATCGCCCTGGCCACGGGGTTCACCATCATGTACACGGTGTTTGGCGGCCTGTTGGCTGACGCCGTCACGGACCTGGTCCAGGGGGCCATCGTGATCCTTGGGCTGGTGGTGGTCGCGGTCGCCGTTGTCCTCGCGCTACCGGAAGGCACGTCCGTGGCGGGCGTGCTGACGGCGCCAGGGGCCATCACCATTCGTCCGCCTGCTGATGTCAGCTGGCTGGCCCTGATTGAGGAGTGGAGCATCCCGGTCTGCGGCTCCCTCATCGCCACGGAGTTGGTCGGGCGGGTGGTGGCGACCCGGAGCGAGCATGTCGCGTCACGCGCCGCCTTGTTGGCCGGCGGCATGTACATCGTGGTGGGCCTGATCCCGCTGTTGATTGGGCTCGTGGGGCGCCAGGTGGTCGCGCCGCTGGCCGATGCGGAACAGGTGGTGCCCGCGGTCGCGCAACAGCTCCTGCCGCCCGTGTTGTTTGTGGTCTTCGTCGGTGGCCTCCTGTCGGCGATCCTGTCGACGGTGGACAGCACGCTGCTGGTGGCATCAGGGTTGTTGTCTCACAACCTGGTCGTGCCGGTGTTTCGCATCAGCGACGAGCGGCAGAAGGTTCGCGTCGCGCGGCTCGCCGTCGCGTCGTTTGGCCTCCTCGCGTTTGTCCTCGCAGTGCGTGCGGAAGGAGTGTTCGCGCTGGTGGAGCAGGCCTCGGCGTTTGGCAGTTCCGGTGCCCTCGTGGTCGTCGTGTTTGGCCTGTTCACCCCGTGGGGAGGTGCGCGCACGGCCATGGTCACCCTGCTGGTCGGGCTCGGCAGCTACCTGGCGGGCGCCTTTGGCGGGTTCGAGGCGCCATTCGTCACCTCGCTGCTCTTGTCCCTGCTGATCTATGTGGCGGGGAGCGCGGTGGAGGGGCGCCGAGCGCGGGTGCCGGTCACGGAGCGTTGA